A DNA window from Bacteroides cellulosilyticus contains the following coding sequences:
- a CDS encoding glycosyltransferase, with the protein MNYIFCQNWKNTDGNHAGMKHMCQLLKENYPGKYELIIFPDNKNLFVSSSNKYFRFFKAYIFDRIWIPLYHLFITFFVLIKIRNEDSVILLEYLLPTYSQLGIAKTFKLFRPKVKRIALAHLTPLSLQSFFSQNQVLKWGKQVDYLLTFGSSLTAYFVEMGVPKSKVFTIKHYVDSSYYYQIKTSEPTLKPTVIVMGAMKRNFRLLADIVNNVEGVRFIICKGKLPLDGYFKRSDDIQLFGFVSEDELRNLMCKSDISLNIMDDTVGSNVITTSMAMGLAIIVSDVGSIRDYCDNSNAIFCKNDINSFKTAIEVLMQKKTLQSMKVASLLKSKQLSFEQFNDVVKKMMDC; encoded by the coding sequence ATGAATTATATATTTTGTCAAAATTGGAAGAATACTGATGGCAATCATGCTGGTATGAAGCATATGTGTCAGCTATTGAAAGAAAACTATCCGGGAAAGTATGAACTAATAATATTTCCGGATAATAAAAATCTGTTTGTAAGCTCTTCAAATAAGTATTTTCGATTTTTTAAAGCTTATATTTTTGATAGAATATGGATACCTTTGTATCATCTGTTTATTACATTTTTTGTACTGATCAAAATTAGAAATGAAGATAGTGTTATTCTATTAGAGTATTTGTTACCTACTTATTCCCAATTAGGAATAGCTAAAACATTTAAATTGTTTAGACCTAAAGTCAAAAGAATTGCATTAGCTCATCTTACTCCATTGTCATTGCAGTCTTTTTTTTCACAAAATCAAGTTTTAAAGTGGGGGAAACAAGTTGATTATCTACTAACGTTTGGTTCTTCTTTAACAGCATATTTTGTTGAAATGGGAGTGCCTAAAAGTAAAGTATTTACTATAAAACACTATGTTGATTCTAGTTATTATTATCAAATTAAAACTTCAGAGCCAACTCTAAAACCTACTGTTATTGTAATGGGGGCTATGAAAAGAAATTTTAGATTACTGGCAGATATTGTGAATAATGTTGAGGGGGTTCGTTTTATAATTTGCAAGGGAAAATTGCCATTAGATGGGTATTTTAAACGATCGGATGATATACAATTATTTGGTTTTGTTTCTGAGGATGAACTAAGAAATTTGATGTGTAAATCGGATATTTCATTGAATATTATGGATGATACTGTGGGAAGTAATGTTATTACCACTAGCATGGCAATGGGGTTAGCTATTATTGTTAGTGATGTAGGTTCTATTCGGGATTATTGTGATAATAGCAATGCTATATTTTGTAAGAATGACATTAATAGTTTTAAGACAGCAATTGAAGTGTTGATGCAAAAGAAAACACTTCAATCAATGAAAGTGGCTTCGCTCTTGAAGAGTAAACAACTTAGTTTTGAGCAGTTTAATGATGTAGTGAAGAAAATGATGGATTGTTAA
- a CDS encoding polysaccharide pyruvyl transferase family protein, with protein MMKIGLLSLHKNANYGWVLQCYALLSILKSLGHDVTYIDKVDFVEKKKKVIIKSQIKTFLRLILGKKKVNSNINPFFLKYITPRTSEIRSVKGLDKLQYFDAVIVGSDQVWRPLYVHPIENYYLDFVKNSACKKISYAASFGTDKAEYSASEIQICGDLLKLFHAVSIRESSAIGLIRDVYKWQTVPPVHVLDPTLLLCQADYDKLIGDSESIAFNGNLFCYLLDMTSEKGSIVRKLESDLQKKAYSIQLNTSSMPSVENWLKAFKDADFVFTDSYHGCIFSIIFRKPFIVMGNRSRGLARFTSLLEMFGLMDLMIESSQELTSTRIDRCLSIDWIEMEECIAKYRNISITFLKTALDNC; from the coding sequence ATGATGAAAATAGGTTTATTGTCTCTTCATAAAAATGCAAATTATGGTTGGGTACTCCAATGTTATGCCTTATTATCTATACTTAAAAGCTTAGGGCATGATGTTACATACATTGATAAAGTTGATTTTGTAGAGAAAAAGAAAAAAGTAATAATAAAAAGTCAGATAAAAACTTTTTTAAGACTCATTTTAGGAAAAAAGAAAGTAAATAGCAATATAAATCCTTTTTTTTTGAAATACATAACTCCTAGAACCTCTGAAATTAGATCTGTTAAAGGATTGGATAAATTGCAGTACTTTGATGCTGTAATAGTAGGGTCTGATCAAGTTTGGCGTCCTCTATATGTTCATCCAATAGAGAATTATTATTTGGATTTTGTGAAAAATAGTGCATGTAAAAAGATCAGCTATGCAGCTTCTTTTGGAACAGATAAAGCTGAATATTCAGCAAGTGAAATTCAGATATGTGGTGATTTGTTGAAGTTATTTCATGCGGTTTCAATACGTGAGTCCTCTGCTATAGGTCTGATTCGTGATGTATATAAATGGCAAACAGTTCCTCCGGTACACGTTTTGGATCCTACATTACTTCTATGTCAAGCAGATTACGATAAATTGATAGGGGACTCAGAATCAATAGCTTTTAATGGTAACTTATTTTGCTATTTACTTGATATGACTTCGGAAAAGGGTTCTATCGTTCGAAAATTAGAGTCTGACTTGCAGAAAAAAGCCTATTCAATTCAATTGAATACTTCCTCAATGCCTAGCGTTGAGAATTGGTTGAAAGCTTTTAAGGATGCTGATTTTGTTTTCACAGATTCGTATCATGGATGTATTTTCTCTATTATTTTCAGAAAACCTTTTATTGTGATGGGAAATAGGTCTCGTGGTTTAGCGCGTTTTACTTCATTACTAGAAATGTTTGGATTGATGGATTTAATGATTGAATCATCACAAGAACTGACTTCTACACGTATTGATCGATGTTTGTCAATAGATTGGATTGAAATGGAGGAATGTATTGCAAAGTATCGAAATATATCAATTACGTTTTTGAAAACTGCATTGGATAACTGTTAA
- the rfbC gene encoding dTDP-4-dehydrorhamnose 3,5-epimerase: MNVIKTPIDGVVIIEPRLFKDARGYFFESFNQKEFVEKVCHTVFVQDNESKSSYGVIRGLHFQKPPFAQSKLVRVVKGAVLDVAVDICKNSPTFGQHVAVELTDENHRQFFIPRGFAHGFSVLSEEVIFQYKCDNFYAPQNEGAIAWDDPDLGIDWGIPGDKVVLSEKDRLHLRLKDAEWLF; the protein is encoded by the coding sequence ATGAACGTAATTAAGACTCCGATAGATGGCGTTGTCATCATCGAACCCCGTCTTTTTAAGGACGCTCGTGGCTATTTCTTTGAGTCATTTAATCAGAAAGAGTTTGTAGAAAAGGTGTGTCATACTGTATTTGTGCAGGATAATGAAAGTAAATCTTCTTATGGAGTCATTCGTGGCTTACACTTTCAGAAGCCGCCTTTTGCTCAAAGTAAATTGGTGCGTGTTGTGAAAGGAGCGGTACTTGATGTGGCTGTAGATATTTGTAAAAATTCTCCCACTTTTGGGCAGCATGTAGCAGTAGAGTTGACAGATGAAAATCATCGTCAGTTCTTTATACCTCGTGGTTTTGCTCACGGTTTTAGTGTGTTGAGTGAAGAGGTTATTTTTCAGTATAAATGTGATAATTTTTATGCACCGCAAAACGAGGGGGCGATTGCGTGGGATGATCCGGATTTGGGGATTGACTGGGGGATACCGGGAGATAAGGTGGTACTGAGCGAGAAGGATAGATTGCATTTGAGGTTGAAAGATGCTGAATGGCTATTTTAA